The following are encoded together in the Brassica napus cultivar Da-Ae chromosome A9, Da-Ae, whole genome shotgun sequence genome:
- the LOC106365882 gene encoding UMP-CMP kinase 3 isoform X2, with amino-acid sequence MGSIADAANKEVNGTASEKRPAVIFVLGGPGSGKGTQCAYIVDHFGYTHLSAGDLLRAEIKSGSENGTMIQNMIKEGKIVPSEVTIKLLQKAIQENGNDKFLIDGFPRNEENRAAFEKVTGIEPKFVLFFDCPEEEMERRLLGRNQGREDDNIETIRKRFKVFLESSLPVIQYYEAKGKVRKIHAAKPIEDVFQEVKAVFSPEAEKVEA; translated from the exons ATGGGATCCATTGCTGATGCTGCAAACAAG GAGGTTAATGGAACCGCAAGTGAGAAGAGACCCGCTGTTATTTTTGTCCTTG GTGGTCCAGGCAGTGGGAAAGGTACACAGTGTGCCTATATTGTTGACCATTTTGGTTACACACATCTGAGTGCTGGAGACCTTCTCAGGGCTGAAATTAAATCAGGTTCTGAAAATGG GACTATGATCCAGAATATGATTAAAGAAGGGAAGATTGTACCTTCTGAGGTtacaatcaagcttcttcagaAAGCAATTCAGGAGAACGGGAACGACAAGTTCCTCATTGATGGCTTCCCTCGCAATGAGGAGAACCGAGCAGCCTTTGAAAAAGTT ACTGGGATTGAACCTAAGTTTGTCTTGTTCTTTGATTGTCCTGAGGAAGAGATGGAGAGGCGCCTCTTGGGAAGAAACCAG GGGAGAGAGGATGACAATATAGAGACTATAAGGAAGCGTTTCAAGGTGTTTCTTGAATCTAGCTTGCCAGTGATTCAGTACTACGAAGCTAAGGGCAAAGTTCGCAAG ATTCATGCCGCAAAGCCTATTGAAGATGTGTTTCAGGAGGTGAAGGCAGTCTTTTCTCCTGAAGCTGAGaag GTTGAAGCCTAG
- the LOC106365882 gene encoding UMP-CMP kinase 3 isoform X1, translating into MGSIADAANKEVNGTASEKRPAVIFVLGGPGSGKGTQCAYIVDHFGYTHLSAGDLLRAEIKSGSENGTMIQNMIKEGKIVPSEVTIKLLQKAIQENGNDKFLIDGFPRNEENRAAFEKVTGIEPKFVLFFDCPEEEMERRLLGRNQGREDDNIETIRKRFKVFLESSLPVIQYYEAKGKVRKIHAAKPIEDVFQEVKAVFSPEAEKVKRKQ; encoded by the exons ATGGGATCCATTGCTGATGCTGCAAACAAG GAGGTTAATGGAACCGCAAGTGAGAAGAGACCCGCTGTTATTTTTGTCCTTG GTGGTCCAGGCAGTGGGAAAGGTACACAGTGTGCCTATATTGTTGACCATTTTGGTTACACACATCTGAGTGCTGGAGACCTTCTCAGGGCTGAAATTAAATCAGGTTCTGAAAATGG GACTATGATCCAGAATATGATTAAAGAAGGGAAGATTGTACCTTCTGAGGTtacaatcaagcttcttcagaAAGCAATTCAGGAGAACGGGAACGACAAGTTCCTCATTGATGGCTTCCCTCGCAATGAGGAGAACCGAGCAGCCTTTGAAAAAGTT ACTGGGATTGAACCTAAGTTTGTCTTGTTCTTTGATTGTCCTGAGGAAGAGATGGAGAGGCGCCTCTTGGGAAGAAACCAG GGGAGAGAGGATGACAATATAGAGACTATAAGGAAGCGTTTCAAGGTGTTTCTTGAATCTAGCTTGCCAGTGATTCAGTACTACGAAGCTAAGGGCAAAGTTCGCAAG ATTCATGCCGCAAAGCCTATTGAAGATGTGTTTCAGGAGGTGAAGGCAGTCTTTTCTCCTGAAGCTGAGaaggtaaaaagaaaacaatag
- the LOC106362618 gene encoding two-component response regulator 24-like: MADEVPSLAESKLTALVVDDNFVNQTMHHKLLDRLGIKNDVVCNGQEAVDVHCSGRNYDLILMDMEMPILNGIQATKRLREMGIESKIAGVTTRANEGDKKEFMEAGLNDFQEKPLTISKLLSILHRLDFHVQT, translated from the exons ATGGCTGATGAAGTTCCAAGCTTGGCAGAGTCGAAGTTAACAGCTTTGGTCGTCGATGACAACTTTGTAAATCAAACCATGCATCACAAACTGCTGGACCGTCTAGGTATTAAAAATGACGTCGTTTGCAACGGCCAAGAAGCTGTCGACGTTCATTGTTCCGGGAGAAACTATGATCTTATTCTTATGGACATGGAAATGCCCATCTTGAACGGTATTCag GCgacaaagagactaagagagatgGGGATAGAGAGCAAGATAGCAGGAGTAACAACTAGAGCTAACGAAGGAGATAAGAAAGAGTTTATGGAAGCTGGTCTTAATGACTTTCAAGAGAAACCTCTCACCATCTCCAAACTTTTGTCGATTCTCCACAGACTTGACTTTCATGTACAAACCTAG
- the LOC106364009 gene encoding uncharacterized protein LOC106364009, whose product MAGKVCMVMALIMIGCVLQACNGANVDESQPTQDPKFDCFRTCSIACGKQNKPCYDECLTKCGLPQRLPRPTTSSSPSSTA is encoded by the coding sequence ATGGCGGGAAAAGTGTGTATGGTGATGGCATTGATAATGATAGGGTGTGTTTTACAAGCATGCAATGGAGCCAATGTTGATGAGAGCCAACCAACACAAGATCCAAAATTCGATTGCTTCAGAACATGTTCCATAGCCTGTGgcaaacaaaacaaaccttGTTACGATGAATGTTTGACCAAATGTGGTCTCCCACAGAGACTTCCTAGACCAACAACATCTTCATCACCTTCCTCCACCGCTTGA